A genomic region of Pseudoxanthomonas suwonensis contains the following coding sequences:
- the ilvC gene encoding ketol-acid reductoisomerase — MTSSTSPQAVIKSVAIVGYGSQGRAHALNLRDSGFDVTVGLRPGGPTEAKAQADGFVVKTPAEAVKDADLVAVLTPDMVQKKLYDEVLAANLKPGACLLFAHGLNVHFGMIAPRADLDVVLVAPKGPGALVRREYEIGRGVPCIYAVHQDKSGKAEQLALEYAAGLGGARANIIKTTFKEETETDLFGEQAVLCGGASSLVQAGFETLVEAGYQPEIAYYEVLHELKLIVDLFYEGGITRMLEFVSETAQYGDYVSGPRVIDASVKARMKDVLTDIQNGTFTKNWVAEYEAGLPNYKRFKQADLDHPIEQVGKQLRAKMVWLQANASQPDTDDTTAPRSAAA, encoded by the coding sequence ATGACCAGCAGCACCTCTCCCCAGGCCGTTATCAAAAGCGTCGCGATCGTCGGCTACGGCAGCCAGGGCCGCGCGCACGCGCTGAACCTGCGCGACTCCGGCTTCGACGTGACCGTCGGCCTGCGTCCGGGCGGTCCGACCGAGGCCAAGGCCCAGGCCGACGGCTTCGTGGTCAAGACGCCCGCCGAGGCGGTGAAGGACGCCGACCTGGTCGCGGTGCTGACCCCGGACATGGTCCAGAAGAAGCTCTACGACGAGGTGCTGGCCGCGAACCTGAAGCCCGGCGCCTGCCTGCTGTTTGCGCACGGCCTCAACGTGCACTTCGGCATGATCGCCCCGCGCGCGGACCTGGACGTGGTCCTGGTCGCGCCCAAAGGCCCGGGCGCGCTGGTCCGCCGCGAGTACGAGATCGGTCGCGGCGTGCCGTGCATCTACGCCGTCCACCAGGACAAGTCCGGCAAGGCCGAGCAGCTGGCGCTGGAATACGCCGCCGGCCTGGGCGGCGCCCGCGCCAACATCATCAAGACCACCTTCAAGGAAGAGACCGAGACCGACCTGTTCGGCGAACAGGCGGTGCTGTGCGGCGGCGCCTCCTCGCTAGTCCAGGCCGGCTTCGAGACCCTGGTCGAGGCCGGCTACCAGCCGGAGATCGCCTACTACGAGGTGCTGCACGAGCTGAAGCTGATCGTCGACCTGTTCTACGAGGGCGGCATCACCCGCATGCTCGAGTTCGTCTCCGAGACCGCCCAGTACGGCGACTACGTCAGCGGCCCGCGGGTAATCGACGCCAGCGTCAAGGCGCGGATGAAGGACGTGCTGACCGACATCCAGAACGGCACCTTCACCAAGAACTGGGTCGCCGAATACGAAGCCGGCCTGCCGAACTACAAGCGCTTCAAGCAGGCCGACCTGGACCACCCGATCGAGCAGGTCGGCAAGCAGTTGCGCGCCAAGATGGTGTGGCTGCAGGCCAATGCCAGCCAGCCCGACACCGACGACACCACGGCGCCGAGGTCCGCCGCCGCATGA
- the ilvG gene encoding acetolactate synthase 2 catalytic subunit — protein MNADAPTAAAGLRNGAAWVAHALEAEGVDTIFGYPGGAIMPFYDALVDSGLRHILVRHEQGAALAANGYARASGKVGVCVATSGPGASNLVTGIADALLDSVPMVCITGQVATPLLGTDAFQELDVFGMTMPIVKHSFLVRRVDDLPHVLREAFRLAREGRPGPVLIDLPKDVQVGGATHLPVHVPAQVEREPAPADAALAEAIAAIASAEKPVIYGGGGIGIADAVDEFRQFVEATRIPTVLTLRGLGALPGNHPQFLGMLGMHGTRAANIAVQESDLLVVVGARFDDRATGKLAEFAPFARVVHLDADAYEISKLRTADVALPGDVAVGLRALTAGLAAQYRVGFPVESRHMDVPALAKDSQSDWRRRCARNRERHAARYDAPGQDIYAPALLKRVSELVPDAVVACDVGQHQMWVAQHCRFTHPRNHLTSGALGTMGFGLPAAMGAQFACPERPVVLVSGDGSFMMNVQELVTVARCRLPIKMILLDNSSLGMVRQWQELFFDKRYSEIDLSDNPDFAALAQVCGIPATRIEKRAEVEDALAALLASPGPGLLHVAIDARANVWPLVPPNTANSTMLESNPNEQKAESAHALPA, from the coding sequence ATGAACGCCGACGCCCCGACCGCGGCGGCCGGGCTGCGCAATGGCGCGGCCTGGGTCGCGCACGCGCTGGAAGCCGAAGGGGTGGACACGATCTTCGGCTACCCGGGCGGCGCGATCATGCCGTTCTACGACGCGCTGGTGGACTCGGGCCTGCGCCACATCCTGGTCCGCCACGAGCAGGGCGCGGCGCTGGCCGCGAATGGTTATGCCCGCGCCAGCGGCAAGGTCGGCGTGTGCGTGGCCACCTCCGGTCCCGGCGCCTCCAACCTGGTGACCGGGATAGCGGACGCGCTGCTGGACTCGGTGCCGATGGTCTGCATCACCGGCCAGGTCGCCACCCCGCTGCTGGGCACCGACGCGTTCCAGGAACTGGACGTGTTCGGCATGACCATGCCGATCGTCAAGCACAGCTTCCTGGTGCGCCGGGTCGACGACCTGCCGCACGTGCTGCGCGAAGCCTTCCGCCTGGCCCGCGAGGGCCGGCCCGGTCCGGTGCTGATCGACCTGCCCAAGGACGTGCAGGTCGGCGGCGCCACCCACCTGCCGGTGCACGTGCCGGCGCAGGTCGAGCGCGAGCCGGCGCCGGCCGACGCGGCGCTGGCCGAGGCGATCGCCGCGATTGCTTCGGCCGAGAAACCGGTGATCTACGGCGGCGGCGGCATCGGCATCGCCGACGCGGTGGACGAGTTCCGCCAGTTCGTCGAGGCCACCCGCATCCCGACCGTGCTGACCCTGCGCGGCCTGGGCGCGCTGCCGGGCAACCACCCGCAGTTCCTGGGCATGCTGGGCATGCACGGCACCCGCGCGGCGAACATCGCGGTGCAGGAGTCGGACCTGCTGGTGGTGGTCGGCGCGCGTTTCGACGACCGCGCCACCGGCAAGCTGGCCGAGTTCGCGCCGTTCGCCCGGGTGGTCCACCTGGACGCCGACGCCTACGAGATCTCCAAGCTGCGCACCGCCGACGTCGCCCTGCCCGGCGACGTGGCCGTCGGCCTGCGTGCGCTCACGGCCGGCTTGGCGGCTCAGTATCGAGTGGGCTTTCCCGTTGAATCCCGGCACATGGATGTGCCGGCTCTTGCGAAGGACTCGCAGAGTGACTGGCGCCGGCGCTGCGCCAGGAACCGCGAGCGCCACGCCGCCCGCTACGACGCCCCCGGCCAGGACATCTACGCGCCGGCGCTGCTGAAGCGGGTCAGCGAGCTGGTGCCGGACGCGGTGGTCGCCTGCGACGTCGGCCAGCACCAGATGTGGGTCGCGCAGCATTGCCGCTTCACCCACCCGCGCAACCACCTGACTTCCGGCGCGCTGGGCACGATGGGCTTCGGCCTGCCGGCGGCGATGGGCGCGCAATTCGCCTGCCCGGAGCGGCCGGTGGTGCTGGTCTCGGGCGACGGCAGCTTCATGATGAACGTGCAGGAGCTGGTGACGGTGGCGCGCTGCCGGCTGCCGATCAAGATGATCCTGCTGGACAACAGCTCGCTGGGCATGGTCCGGCAGTGGCAGGAGCTGTTCTTCGACAAGCGCTACAGCGAGATCGACCTGTCCGACAACCCGGACTTCGCCGCGCTGGCCCAGGTGTGCGGCATCCCCGCCACCCGGATCGAGAAGCGCGCCGAGGTCGAGGACGCGCTGGCCGCGCTGCTGGCATCGCCCGGCCCGGGCCTGCTGCACGTGGCGATCGACGCGCGCGCCAACGTCTGGCCGCTGGTGCCGCCGAACACCGCCAACAGCACGATGCTGGAGTCCAACCCCAACGAGCAGAAGGCGGAGTCCGCGCATGCGCTACCGGCTTGA
- a CDS encoding ACT domain-containing protein translates to MRYRLDLVLKPVEGALVRVIGMTERRGFAPQAISGGSDDGDGRWHLQLVVDGGRPAETLKRQLQKVYDCESVEISPIEAGPIEASPLEAAAAEVAP, encoded by the coding sequence ATGCGCTACCGGCTTGACCTGGTGCTGAAGCCCGTCGAAGGCGCGCTGGTCCGGGTGATCGGGATGACCGAGCGCCGCGGCTTCGCGCCGCAGGCGATCAGCGGCGGCTCCGACGACGGCGACGGCCGCTGGCACCTGCAGCTGGTGGTCGACGGCGGCCGTCCGGCCGAGACGCTCAAGCGCCAGCTGCAGAAGGTGTACGACTGCGAGTCGGTGGAGATCAGCCCGATCGAAGCCGGCCCGATCGAAGCCAGCCCGCTGGAAGCCGCTGCCGCGGAGGTCGCGCCGTGA
- a CDS encoding threonine dehydratase encodes MPDTGRASASSGEPDVGDVAAGGVVGGNARRGDAGMGEVDVADVLAAQSRLRRYLPVTPMHHAERFGVMLKLENLQRTGSYKVRGALNALLAARERGDRRPVICASAGNHAQGLAWAAYRLGVQAITVMPHGAPENKIAGVAHWGATVRQHGDSYDEAYAFACELAEQNGYRFLSAFDDPDVIAGQGTVGIEIAAHAPDVVIVPIGGGGLASGVALALKAQGVRVVGAQVEGVDSMARAIRGDTTPRDPARSLADGVRVRVPGFLTRRLCARLLDDVVIVREAELRETLVRLALEENLIAEGAGALALAAGRRVAGRRKCAVVSGGNIDAATLATLLSEVRPRPPRKPRRRVGELPPEQADPALARKVAVAKSRPAATLSPSPTISVPTAPSAPQPVSEEEFTW; translated from the coding sequence ATGCCTGATACCGGCCGCGCCAGCGCCAGCAGCGGAGAACCCGACGTCGGCGACGTCGCTGCGGGCGGTGTCGTGGGCGGCAATGCAAGGCGCGGCGACGCCGGCATGGGCGAGGTCGACGTCGCCGACGTGCTGGCCGCGCAGTCGCGGCTGCGCCGCTACCTGCCGGTCACGCCGATGCACCACGCCGAGCGCTTCGGGGTGATGCTGAAGCTGGAGAACCTGCAGCGCACCGGTTCCTACAAGGTGCGTGGCGCGCTCAACGCGCTGCTGGCCGCGCGCGAGCGCGGCGATCGCCGCCCGGTGATCTGCGCCTCGGCCGGCAACCACGCCCAGGGCCTGGCCTGGGCCGCCTATCGCCTGGGCGTGCAGGCGATCACGGTGATGCCGCACGGCGCGCCGGAGAACAAGATCGCCGGCGTGGCCCACTGGGGCGCGACCGTGCGCCAGCATGGCGACAGCTACGACGAGGCCTATGCCTTCGCCTGCGAGCTGGCCGAGCAGAACGGCTACCGCTTCCTGTCCGCGTTCGACGACCCGGACGTGATCGCCGGCCAGGGCACGGTCGGAATCGAGATCGCCGCGCACGCGCCGGACGTGGTCATCGTCCCGATCGGCGGCGGCGGCCTGGCCTCCGGCGTGGCCCTGGCGCTGAAGGCGCAGGGCGTGCGCGTGGTCGGTGCCCAGGTCGAGGGCGTGGATTCGATGGCCCGCGCGATCCGGGGCGACACCACGCCGCGGGACCCGGCGCGCTCGCTGGCCGACGGCGTGCGGGTCCGGGTGCCCGGCTTCCTCACCCGGCGCCTGTGTGCGCGCCTGCTCGACGACGTGGTCATCGTCCGCGAGGCCGAGCTGCGCGAGACCCTGGTCCGGCTGGCGCTGGAGGAGAACCTGATCGCCGAGGGCGCCGGCGCCCTGGCCCTGGCCGCCGGCCGCCGCGTGGCCGGCCGGCGCAAGTGCGCGGTGGTCTCCGGCGGGAATATCGATGCGGCCACCCTGGCGACCCTGCTCTCCGAGGTGCGGCCGCGGCCACCGCGCAAGCCGCGCCGGCGGGTCGGCGAACTGCCGCCGGAGCAGGCCGACCCCGCCCTTGCACGGAAGGTCGCGGTGGCAAAGTCCCGCCCAGCCGCTACCCTGTCCCCCTCACCCACCATTTCCGTCCCAACGGCGCCGAGCGCGCCGCAGCCAGTCAGCGAAGAGGAGTTCACCTGGTGA
- a CDS encoding 2-isopropylmalate synthase — protein sequence MNAPQSPAQTQVSPARIRVFDTTLRDGEQSPGCSMTPPQKLVMARALAELGADVIETGFPASSQSDREAMALIGRELRTPVLAVLSRCLRADVDISLQALEAAQRPRLHVFLSTSPLHREHKLRMSRQQVLDMAVESIAYAKRFIDDIEFSTEDGTRTEEDFLHEVVAAAIAAGATTINIPDTVGFTTPEEIRGLFRRLITQVPGAGNVVFSAHCHNDLGLAVANTLAAIEGGARQVECTINGIGERAGNCALEEIVMALKVRGAFFEADTGIDTRRLVPTSQLLQRLVGMHVQRNKAVVGANAFAHESGIHQHGMLRHRGTYEIMRPQDVGWPDTQMVLGRHSGRAAVEQRLRALGYYLEEGELDLVFTDFKALCEQQRVVTDADLQALMQDTGDAEGYRLASMTVSDRGQRALATVELSDPDGNRVLESAEGDGPVDALFAALSAATGVQLALESYRVHSVGLGADARGEASLSVRHGETEYEGTGTSRDIIEASALAWLDVANRLLRQRRVAPAGEQLATA from the coding sequence GTGAACGCGCCCCAGTCCCCAGCCCAAACCCAGGTCTCCCCGGCCCGCATCCGGGTATTCGACACCACCCTGCGCGACGGCGAGCAGTCGCCCGGCTGCAGCATGACCCCGCCGCAGAAGCTGGTGATGGCCCGCGCCCTGGCCGAGCTGGGCGCCGACGTGATCGAGACCGGTTTCCCGGCCAGTTCCCAGTCCGACCGCGAGGCCATGGCCCTGATCGGCCGCGAGCTGCGCACTCCCGTCCTGGCCGTGCTCTCGCGCTGCCTGCGCGCCGACGTCGACATCTCGCTGCAGGCGCTGGAGGCCGCGCAGCGCCCGCGCCTGCACGTGTTCCTATCGACCAGTCCGCTGCACCGCGAGCACAAGCTGCGGATGAGCCGGCAGCAGGTGCTGGACATGGCGGTGGAGAGCATCGCCTACGCGAAGCGGTTCATCGACGACATCGAGTTCTCCACCGAGGACGGCACCCGCACCGAGGAGGACTTCCTGCACGAGGTCGTCGCCGCGGCGATCGCCGCCGGCGCCACCACCATCAACATCCCCGACACGGTCGGCTTCACCACGCCGGAGGAGATCCGCGGCCTGTTCCGGCGCTTGATCACTCAGGTCCCGGGCGCCGGCAACGTGGTCTTCAGCGCGCACTGCCACAACGACCTGGGCCTGGCCGTGGCCAACACCTTGGCCGCGATCGAGGGCGGCGCGCGCCAGGTCGAGTGCACCATCAACGGCATCGGCGAGCGCGCCGGCAACTGCGCGCTGGAGGAGATCGTGATGGCGCTGAAGGTGCGCGGCGCGTTCTTCGAGGCCGACACCGGCATCGACACCCGCCGCCTGGTCCCGACCTCGCAGCTGCTGCAGCGGCTGGTCGGCATGCATGTGCAGCGCAACAAAGCGGTGGTCGGCGCCAACGCCTTCGCCCACGAGTCGGGCATCCACCAGCACGGCATGCTGCGCCACCGCGGCACCTACGAGATCATGCGCCCGCAGGACGTGGGCTGGCCGGACACGCAGATGGTGCTGGGCCGGCACAGCGGCCGCGCCGCGGTCGAGCAGCGCCTGCGCGCGCTGGGCTACTACCTGGAGGAAGGCGAGCTGGACCTGGTGTTCACCGATTTCAAGGCGCTGTGCGAGCAGCAGCGGGTGGTCACCGATGCCGACCTGCAGGCGCTGATGCAGGACACCGGCGATGCCGAGGGCTACCGCCTGGCCTCGATGACGGTCAGCGACCGCGGCCAGCGCGCGCTGGCCACGGTCGAACTGTCCGATCCCGACGGCAACCGCGTGCTGGAGAGCGCCGAGGGCGACGGCCCGGTCGACGCGCTGTTCGCCGCGCTGTCGGCCGCGACCGGCGTGCAGCTGGCGCTGGAGAGCTACCGCGTGCACAGCGTCGGCCTGGGCGCCGACGCGCGCGGCGAGGCCAGCCTCAGCGTGCGCCACGGCGAGACCGAGTACGAGGGCACCGGTACCAGCCGCGACATCATCGAGGCCAGCGCGCTGGCCTGGCTGGACGTGGCCAACCGGCTGCTGCGCCAGCGCCGGGTCGCGCCGGCCGGGGAACAGCTGGCCACCGCCTGA
- the leuB gene encoding 3-isopropylmalate dehydrogenase: MHANIVVLPGDGIGPEIVAATLPVLEAVAARFGHAFGFQEHDIGGIAIDRHGEPLPAATLEAAQRADAVLLGAVGGPKWSDPNARVRPEQGLLAIRKGLGLFANLRPTRPHPAALGASPIKSHLLEGVDILVVRELTGGIYFGDKTRSNSDATDLCRYTVAEIERVVRRAAELARTRRGHLTSVDKANVLETSRLWRDVASRVVREEFPDVTLEHQLVDSMAMHLLSRPRAYDVVVTENMFGDILTDEASMLAGSLGLLPSASLGAGKVGIYEPIHGSAPDIAGKGIANPYATILSAALLLRHSLGLEQEAAAIEAAVSDALDARVFTADLAAPGQAVSTTQAAAAVIERIQARDLAAAS; encoded by the coding sequence ATGCACGCCAACATCGTCGTCCTGCCCGGTGACGGCATCGGCCCGGAGATCGTCGCCGCCACCCTGCCGGTGCTCGAAGCCGTGGCCGCCCGCTTCGGCCACGCGTTCGGCTTCCAGGAACACGACATCGGCGGCATCGCCATCGACCGCCACGGCGAACCGCTGCCGGCCGCGACCCTGGAGGCCGCGCAGCGGGCCGACGCCGTGCTCCTGGGCGCGGTCGGCGGGCCGAAATGGTCCGACCCGAACGCCCGGGTGCGCCCCGAACAGGGCCTGCTGGCGATCCGCAAGGGACTGGGGCTGTTCGCCAACCTGCGTCCGACCCGGCCGCACCCGGCCGCGCTCGGCGCCTCGCCGATCAAGTCGCACCTGCTCGAAGGCGTCGACATCCTGGTCGTGCGCGAGCTGACCGGCGGCATCTACTTCGGCGACAAGACCCGCAGCAACAGCGACGCCACCGACCTGTGCCGCTACACCGTGGCCGAGATCGAGCGCGTGGTGCGCCGGGCGGCCGAGCTGGCGCGCACGCGCCGCGGCCATCTCACCTCCGTGGACAAGGCCAACGTGCTGGAGACCTCGCGCCTGTGGCGCGACGTGGCCAGCCGGGTGGTGCGCGAGGAATTCCCCGACGTGACCCTCGAGCACCAACTGGTCGACTCGATGGCCATGCACCTGCTGTCGCGGCCGCGCGCCTACGACGTGGTCGTCACCGAGAACATGTTCGGCGACATCCTCACCGACGAGGCCTCGATGCTGGCCGGCTCGCTGGGCCTGCTGCCCTCCGCCTCGCTGGGGGCGGGCAAGGTCGGAATCTACGAGCCGATCCATGGCTCGGCGCCCGACATCGCCGGCAAGGGCATCGCCAATCCCTACGCCACCATCCTCAGCGCGGCGCTGCTGCTGCGCCATTCCCTGGGACTGGAGCAGGAAGCGGCCGCGATCGAGGCCGCGGTGTCCGATGCGCTGGACGCACGGGTGTTCACCGCCGACCTGGCCGCGCCCGGGCAGGCGGTGTCGACCACCCAGGCGGCGGCCGCAGTGATCGAGCGCATCCAGGCCAGGGACCTGGCCGCCGCGTCCTGA
- a CDS encoding AI-2E family transporter → MNNRAFTVVLIAVSFAFLLLLRPFYHAIFWAATLAILFWPVHRRLLARMPARPGLAALVSLLMCLVIVIVPITLLVITLANEVVHFYARAAESGGIGGYLERIAAAIPPWAQAWFERLGAEELRAVQERVSEAAGQALQFLLARAVGIGQNTLQVAIGFLLMLYLLFFFFLDGDRIIRVARSAIPMERAYVGELAAKFVTVVKATIKGNLVVAAIQGALGGLMFWVLGIPGPVLWGVVMAFLSLLPAIGAWLVWAPVAIYLLATGSVAKGLVVIAFGAGVIGLIDNLLRPILVGKETRMPDYLVLLSTLGGLALFGLTGFVAGPVIAALFLVTWEIFIVRLRNAPAGADDRPGTGAG, encoded by the coding sequence ATGAACAACCGAGCCTTCACGGTCGTGCTGATCGCGGTCAGCTTCGCCTTCCTGTTGCTGTTGCGTCCGTTCTACCACGCGATCTTCTGGGCGGCGACGCTGGCGATCCTGTTCTGGCCGGTGCATCGCCGGCTGCTGGCGCGCATGCCGGCGCGTCCCGGCCTCGCCGCGCTGGTCTCGCTGTTGATGTGCCTGGTCATCGTGATCGTCCCGATCACGCTCCTCGTCATCACCCTGGCCAACGAGGTCGTCCACTTCTACGCCCGCGCCGCCGAGAGCGGCGGCATCGGCGGGTACCTGGAGCGGATCGCCGCGGCGATACCGCCGTGGGCGCAGGCATGGTTCGAGCGGCTGGGCGCGGAGGAACTGCGCGCGGTCCAGGAACGGGTCAGCGAAGCGGCGGGCCAGGCGCTGCAGTTCCTGCTCGCCAGGGCGGTGGGCATCGGCCAGAACACCCTGCAGGTCGCCATCGGCTTCCTGCTGATGCTGTACCTGCTGTTCTTCTTCTTCCTGGACGGCGACCGCATCATCCGCGTGGCCCGCTCGGCGATCCCGATGGAGCGCGCCTACGTAGGCGAGTTGGCCGCCAAGTTCGTCACCGTGGTCAAGGCCACGATCAAGGGCAACCTGGTGGTCGCGGCCATCCAGGGCGCGCTGGGCGGTCTCATGTTCTGGGTGCTGGGCATCCCGGGGCCGGTGCTGTGGGGCGTGGTGATGGCGTTCCTGTCGCTGCTGCCGGCGATCGGCGCGTGGCTGGTCTGGGCGCCGGTGGCGATCTACCTGCTGGCCACCGGCTCGGTGGCGAAGGGCCTGGTCGTGATCGCCTTCGGTGCCGGCGTCATCGGGCTGATCGACAATCTCCTGCGCCCGATCCTGGTGGGCAAGGAAACGCGCATGCCGGACTACCTGGTGCTGCTGTCCACGCTCGGAGGCCTGGCGCTGTTCGGCCTGACCGGGTTCGTGGCCGGGCCGGTGATCGCCGCGCTGTTCCTGGTGACCTGGGAGATATTCATCGTGCGGCTCAGGAACGCGCCGGCGGGCGCAGACGACCGTCCCGGAACGGGAGCGGGCTGA
- a CDS encoding serine hydrolase produces the protein MTIGSLVLRAAAGALLFAATAAAATMPPGFDQRVEQAMRSRDVPGMAIAVVKGGEIVHARGYGVRRLGSPEPVDADTIFPTGSTGKAVTAAALAILVDDGKLGWDDKVIDHLPDFRMYDPWVTHEMTVRDLLLHRSGLGLGAGDLLFIPRTSRSRADIVRALRHIKPATSFRSGYAYDNILYIVAGELVSNVSGQPWEQFVRERIFAPLGMATAVSDERDRFATANRVQPHARLDPRLRGLGEQQVLPEREGLGQVGAPAGGLSWSASDFARWMQVQLAHGAVKGGEGKRLWSEANAREMWNPQVPTPIRPFPAPIADITPQFSGYGLGWSVQDYRGVKVVQHGGAVFGVLAYVVLVPEHDLGIALMINSEDVDVMRGLGYELLDHHLGFEPRDWVAAFGDWNRQRLAGGLAALEVTGKPARKASRPSLPAAGYAGEYADAWYGPIAIAEQGGRLRIDFRQTPGMAGTLSHWQYDTFRADWDDASIEPAYVTFALDAEGKVARITMKAVSPLADFSYDYHDLLFEPLPGK, from the coding sequence ATGACCATCGGGTCGTTGGTCCTGCGCGCCGCCGCCGGCGCATTGCTGTTCGCGGCGACGGCCGCGGCCGCCACGATGCCGCCCGGCTTCGACCAGCGGGTCGAGCAGGCCATGCGCTCGCGCGACGTGCCGGGCATGGCCATCGCCGTGGTCAAGGGCGGGGAGATCGTGCACGCGCGGGGCTATGGCGTGCGCAGGCTCGGTTCGCCCGAACCGGTGGATGCCGACACGATCTTCCCCACCGGTTCCACCGGCAAGGCGGTCACCGCGGCGGCGCTGGCGATCCTGGTGGACGACGGCAAGCTCGGCTGGGACGACAAGGTGATCGACCACCTGCCGGATTTCCGCATGTACGACCCATGGGTGACGCACGAGATGACCGTGCGCGACCTGCTGCTCCACCGCAGCGGCCTGGGCCTGGGCGCGGGCGACCTGCTGTTCATCCCGCGCACCTCCCGCAGCCGCGCCGACATCGTCCGCGCATTGCGCCACATCAAGCCGGCGACCAGCTTCCGCAGCGGCTACGCCTACGACAACATCCTCTACATCGTGGCCGGAGAACTGGTGTCGAACGTCAGCGGGCAGCCGTGGGAGCAGTTCGTGCGCGAGCGCATCTTCGCGCCGCTGGGCATGGCGACCGCGGTCAGCGACGAGCGCGACCGCTTCGCCACCGCCAACCGCGTGCAGCCGCACGCGCGCCTCGATCCACGCCTGCGCGGCCTCGGCGAGCAGCAGGTGCTGCCGGAACGCGAAGGCCTCGGCCAGGTCGGCGCGCCGGCCGGCGGGCTGTCGTGGAGCGCCTCCGACTTCGCGCGCTGGATGCAGGTGCAGCTCGCGCACGGTGCGGTCAAGGGCGGCGAGGGCAAGCGCCTGTGGAGCGAGGCGAACGCGCGGGAGATGTGGAATCCGCAGGTGCCGACTCCGATCCGGCCGTTCCCTGCGCCGATCGCCGACATCACTCCGCAGTTCTCCGGCTACGGGCTAGGCTGGAGCGTGCAGGACTACCGCGGCGTCAAGGTGGTGCAGCACGGCGGCGCGGTGTTCGGGGTGCTGGCCTACGTGGTGCTGGTGCCGGAACACGACCTGGGCATCGCGCTGATGATCAATTCCGAGGACGTGGACGTGATGCGCGGCCTGGGCTACGAACTGCTCGACCACCACCTCGGCTTCGAGCCGCGCGACTGGGTGGCGGCGTTCGGGGACTGGAACCGCCAGCGCCTCGCAGGTGGCCTGGCCGCGCTGGAGGTCACCGGCAAGCCGGCGCGCAAGGCGTCGCGGCCGTCGCTGCCCGCGGCGGGCTACGCCGGCGAGTACGCCGATGCGTGGTACGGGCCGATCGCCATCGCCGAGCAGGGCGGCAGGCTGCGGATCGACTTCCGGCAGACGCCGGGCATGGCCGGCACGCTGAGCCACTGGCAGTACGACACTTTCCGCGCCGACTGGGACGACGCCTCGATCGAACCGGCCTACGTCACCTTCGCGCTGGACGCCGAAGGCAAGGTCGCGCGGATCACCATGAAGGCGGTCTCGCCGCTGGCCGACTTCAGCTACGACTACCACGACCTGCTGTTCGAGCCGCTGCCGGGGAAGTAG
- a CDS encoding YkvI family membrane protein: protein MKPASTWFQRYLLPGFVFQAAVIAGGYATGRELVEFFLPAGPWGGLLGMAVSMLVWSAVLMVSFELARIARAWDYRAFFKLLLGRGWFAFEIGYFLLMLVIMAVMGAAAGEIAFSLFGLPRLAGSMAMIAATGAMLFFGTAAIEKFLVASVGYLYLVYFVFVAWCVVAFGDRIEASFASVAVDGDWFMAGVTYAGYNVATIPAVLFCVRHFGRRREALAAGALAGPLGMLPGVVFYIAMMGYYHEIADQALPSAFLLAKLQAPWFEWAFQIAVMLTLVDTGVALLHAINERVANAWEERRRPMPRSLRPALAVGVMLVAVYAATAIGLVDLVAKGYGTLTWYFLAIYVLPLMTWGLWLLWRHSARGEAPPASHY from the coding sequence ATGAAACCGGCCTCCACCTGGTTCCAGCGCTACCTGTTGCCTGGCTTCGTGTTCCAGGCGGCGGTGATCGCCGGCGGCTACGCCACCGGGCGCGAGCTGGTGGAGTTCTTCCTGCCGGCCGGTCCCTGGGGTGGCCTGCTGGGCATGGCGGTGAGCATGCTGGTGTGGAGCGCGGTGCTGATGGTCAGCTTCGAGCTGGCCCGGATCGCGCGCGCCTGGGACTACCGCGCGTTCTTCAAGCTGCTGCTCGGCCGTGGCTGGTTCGCGTTCGAGATCGGCTACTTCCTGCTGATGCTGGTCATCATGGCGGTGATGGGCGCGGCGGCCGGGGAGATCGCCTTCAGCCTGTTCGGCTTGCCGAGGCTGGCCGGCTCGATGGCCATGATCGCCGCCACCGGCGCCATGCTGTTCTTCGGCACGGCCGCGATCGAGAAGTTCCTGGTCGCGTCGGTCGGCTACCTGTACCTGGTCTATTTCGTGTTCGTGGCCTGGTGCGTGGTGGCGTTCGGCGACCGCATCGAAGCCAGCTTCGCCTCGGTTGCGGTCGACGGGGATTGGTTCATGGCCGGCGTGACCTACGCCGGCTACAACGTCGCCACCATTCCCGCGGTCCTGTTCTGCGTGCGCCACTTCGGCCGCCGCCGCGAGGCCCTGGCCGCCGGTGCGCTGGCCGGGCCGCTGGGCATGCTGCCGGGCGTGGTGTTCTACATCGCGATGATGGGCTACTACCACGAGATCGCCGACCAGGCCCTGCCCTCGGCCTTCCTGCTGGCGAAGCTGCAGGCGCCGTGGTTCGAGTGGGCCTTCCAGATCGCGGTGATGCTGACCCTGGTGGACACCGGCGTGGCCCTGCTGCACGCGATCAACGAGCGGGTGGCGAATGCCTGGGAAGAAAGGCGGCGGCCGATGCCGCGGTCGCTGCGCCCGGCGCTGGCCGTCGGCGTGATGCTGGTCGCGGTGTACGCGGCCACCGCGATCGGCCTGGTCGACCTGGTCGCCAAGGGATACGGCACGCTCACCTGGTATTTCCTGGCGATCTACGTGCTGCCGCTGATGACCTGGGGTCTGTGGCTGTTGTGGCGCCATTCCGCGCGCGGTGAGGCGCCGCCCGCTTCGCATTACTGA